A genomic window from Silene latifolia isolate original U9 population chromosome Y, ASM4854445v1, whole genome shotgun sequence includes:
- the LOC141628271 gene encoding uncharacterized protein LOC141628271, giving the protein MSTLSSSTQAAAKKTGPCPSEVLKEKNVNEVVGIAPYDLDAVGVVENTEEWVVQGKKNQSLAAIPEDPKYLQFTAEDVVEELNYWKSAVYCRWKLLMGLSEGYGLISPLISWTEKVEFTKDNVKTVLVWVRLMDLPLKFWGKCLPRISELAGKYIRSDVPTMEKTRLGFALVLLEVPFGAKVVDSVKFLDEEGQIVKIRVECEWRPILCTECGGVGHEGSKCRKPKPKGPSQPQPAPQKWVPKKVTHVRQKAPTTEPGPSVVLVTDTHAGITLVTTPEEVQHKLQVTWPPITFSRQEIIKAGKNQSALSQYTFQDALNNATPKVGISNALPNVSPRVGVGTSGSVLLPTRSNVGLFGLLETKVKPLSLNSVRLNMCDGWSLSTNTSYHSGGRIWVLWNPSVFHVQFLYYSAQLIHMEVVEVCTQFHFYYSMVYAFNDTADMKSLWADLNGIASTVQGPWMICGDFNCVLSPAERLGGHTTEEEMSDFQDCLDQCQLFDSPAAGSFYTWNNKQDP; this is encoded by the exons atgtCGACTTTATCGTCTTCTACTCAAGCTGCTGCTAAAAAAACTGGACCTTGTCCTTCAGAGGTCCTTAAAGAAAAAAATGTGAATGAAGTTGTTGGTATTGCTCCATACGACCTTGATGCTGTTGGGGTTGTTGAGAATACTGAAGAATGGGTTGTTCAAGGGAAGAAAAATCAGTCCTTGGCAGCTATCCCTGAGGATCCTAAGTACTTGCAGTTTACGGCAGAGGATGTTGTTGAAGAGCTGAACTATTGGAAGTCTGCGGTCTACTGTCGGTGGAAGTTGTTGATGGGTTTGTCAGAAGGATATGGGCTAATTTCTCCATTGATAAG CTGGACTGAAAAAGTAGAATTTACTAAGGACAACGTTAAGACTGTGCTTGTTTGGGTTCGTTTAATGGATTTGCCACTCAAGTTCTGGGGTAAGTGTTTACCTAGAATTTCTGAACTTGCTGGTAAGTATATTCGCAGTGATGTCCCCACTATGGAAAAAACTCGTCTAGGGTTTGCTCTTGTCTTGCTTGAGGTGCCATTTGGTGCTAAAGTTGTTGATTCGGTGAAATTCTTAGATGAAGAGGGGCAAATTGTAAAAATCAGAGTTGAATGTGAATGGAGACCAATACTTTGTACTGAATGTGGGGGAGTTGGTCATGAGGGATCTAAATGTAGGAAACCAAAGCCTAAGGGTCCTTCCCAACCCCAACCTGCACCCCAGAAATGGGTCCCTAAGAAAGTAACTCATGTGCGTCAGAAAGCTCCCACTACTGAACCAGGTCCCTCTGTGGTTTTAGTGACTGATACTCATGCTGGGATTACTCTTGTGACTACTCCTGAGGAAGTTCAGCACAAGCTTCAGGTTACTTG GCCACCTATTACTTTCAGCAGACAAGAGATCATCAAAGCAGGGAAAAATCAAAGTGCTCTCAGCCAGTATACCTTCCAGGATGCTCTTAACAATGCTACACCTAAGGTGGGCATTAGTAATGCTTTGCCTAATGTTTCTCCTAGGGTTGGTGTTGGTACAAGTGGTAGTGTGTTACTCCCTACTAGGAGTAAT GTGGGTTtatttggtctccttgagacaaaggtaaaGCCTTTGTCTCTAAATTCTGTTAGATTAAATATGTGTGATGGATGGTCATTATCTACTAATACTTCTTACCATTCTGGAGGTAGAATATGGGTGCTGTGGAATCCTTCTGTGTTTCATGTTCAGTTTCTTTATTATTCTGCACAGCTTATTCATATGGAAGTTGTTGAAGTTTGCACTCAGTTCCATTTTTATTACTCTATGGTCTATGCTTTTAATGACACAGCTGATATGAAGAGTCTTTGGGCTGACTTGAATGGTATAGCTTCTACTGTTCAGGGGCCTTGGATGATTTGTGGGGATTTCAACTGTGTCTTAAGCCCTGCAGAAAGGCTTGGTGGTCACACAACTGAGGAAGAGATGTCTGACTTTCAGGACTGTCTTGATCAATGTCAATTGTTTGATAGTCCAGCTGCTGGATCTTTCTATACATGGAATAATAAACAAGATCCTTAG
- the LOC141627046 gene encoding transcription factor MYB59-like — MLQEEFRKGPWTEQEDVQLVCFVGLFGDRRWDFIAKVSGLKRTGKSCRLRWVNYLHPGLKRGKMTLHEEKLVLELHSQWGNRYEHKHAK, encoded by the exons ATGCTTCAAGAGGAATTCCGAAAGGGTCCATGGACAGAACAAGAAGATGTTCAGCTAGTCTGCTTTGTGGGATTATTTGGGGACCGACGATGGGATTTCATAGCTAAAGTTTCAG GTTTGAAAAGAACAGGTAAAAGTTGCCGGCTGCGATGGGTTAATTATTTGCATCCAGGACTAAAGCGAGGCAAGATGACTCTTCATGAAGAGAAACTTGTCCTTGAACTTCATTCACAGTGGGGAAACAGATATGAACACAAGCATGCTAAATGA